The Anolis carolinensis isolate JA03-04 chromosome 2, rAnoCar3.1.pri, whole genome shotgun sequence genome has a window encoding:
- the agxt2 gene encoding alanine--glyoxylate aminotransferase 2, mitochondrial, with product MLPKMRHGGGILVLAPFLRPRTPFHPRRKVGLPRREPCEQQEKNMSFHLQSKMPACDFLPDKYESYPYEHMVKIRKENVSPSLYTSYKKPLLLHQGHMQWLFDCDGRRYLDLFSGIVTVSVGHCHPKVTAAAQKQLGRLWHTSNLFMHPGIQEYAEKLASMFPDPLKVIYLTNSGSEANDMAMYMARLYTRNFDIISLRGCYHGGSAYTLGPTSLSQYKHVIASGTGCQTTMLPDVFCGPWGGSSCRDSPVQTIRKCNCSPGSCHAKDQYIEQLKDTFRTCVPKAIAGFIAEPIQGVNGAVQYPKGFLKEAFQLVREKGGVCIVDEVQTGFGRTGSHYWGFEGHDVVPDIVTMAKGIGNGFPMAAVVTRKEIANALARSTHFNTFGGNAVACAVGSAVLDAIEKDGLQNNCVEVGTHMLLEFAKLRDKFEIVGDVRGKGLMIGIEMVENKETRQPLPAEEVAQIKEDCKDMGVIIGQGGVFLQTFRVKPPMCITKADADFAVEVFHAALSRHMERKAAAK from the exons ATGCTTCCTAAGATGCGCCATGGCGGGGGGATCCTCGTTCTCGCCCCCTTCCTCCGCCCCAGGACCCCCTTCCATCCCAGGAGGAAAGTCGGGCTCCCCAGGAGAG AACCATGTGAGCAACAAGAAAAGAACATGTCTTTCCACCTACAGTCAAAAATGCCTGCTTGTGACTTTTTACCTGACAAATATGAG TCTTATCCTTATGAGCATATGGTGAAGATCCGGAAAGAGAATGTTTCTCCCTCCTTATATACTTCTTACAAGAAGCCACTGCTTCTCCATCAGGGTCACATGCAGTGGCTATTTGACTGTGATGGACGCAGGTACCTCGATCTCTTCTCTGGAATTGTGACCGTCAGTGTTGGCCATTGCCACCC gaaggtaacagcagctGCTCAGAAACAGCTTGGCCGCTTATGGCACACAAGTAACCTCTTTATGCACCCAGGAATCCAGGAGTATGCAGAGAAACTGGCCTCAATGTTTCCAGATCCCTTAAAG GTGATTTACTTAACCAACAGTGGTTCAGAAGCCAATGACATGGCCATGTACATGGCAAGACTTTATACACGCAACTTTGACATCATTTCTTTGAG AGGATGTTACCATGGTGGCAGTGCTTACACACTGGGCCCGACATCCCTTTCACAATACAAGCATGTTATTGCCAGTGGCACTGGCTGCCAGACG ACAATGTTACCTGATGTTTTTTGTGGTCCCTGGGGAGGAAGCTCTTGTCGGGACTCTCCAGTGcaaacaattaggaaatgtaaCTGTTCTCCAG GCTCTTGTCATGCAAAGGACCAATACATTGAGCAGCTTAAAGACACCTTCAGAACATGTGTTCCAAAAGCCATAGCTGGATTTATTGCTGAGCCCATTCAA GGTGTCAATGGAGCTGTGCAGTATCCCAAAGGATTTCTGAAGGAGGCTTTTCAGCTGGTGCGTGAAAAAGGAGGAGTGTGCATTGTGGATGAA GTTCAGACAGGCTTTGGTCGAACAGGCAGCCATTACTGGGGATTCGAAGGGCATGATGTGGTTCCTGACATTGTTACCATGGCAAAAGGGATCGGAAATGGCTTTCCAATGGCAGCGGTTGTCACTCGAAAAG AGATTGCAAATGCCTTGGCTCGAAGCACACACTTCAACACATTTGGAGGAAACGCCGTGGCCTGTGCGGTTGGGTCTGCTGTTCTGGAT GCAATAGAAAAAGATGGCTTGCAGAACAACTGTGTGGAAGTGGGAACCCACATGCTCTTAGAGTTTGCCAAGTTGCGGGACAAGTTTGAAATCGTTGGAGATGTCCGGGGCAAAGGGCTTATGATCGGAATCGAGATGGTCGAGAATAAG GAAACTCGGCAACCACTCCCAGCGGAAGAGGTGGCCCAGATCAAAGAAGACTGCAAAGACATGGGCGTGATCATTGGCCAGGGAGGAGTTTTCTTGCAG acATTCAGAGTTAAACCTCCCATGTGCATCACTAAGGCAGATGCCGACTTCGCAGTGGAAGTTTTCCATGCAGCTTTATCGAGACACATGGAAAGGAAGGCAGCTGCAAAATAG
- the dnajc21 gene encoding dnaJ homolog subfamily C member 21 isoform X1 yields the protein MKCHYEVLGVKRDASDDDLKRCYRKLALRWHPDKNLENAEEAAEQFKLIQAAYDVLSDPQERAWYDNHREALLKGGVDGEYQDDSLDLLRYFTATCYSGFGDDEKGFYTIYRNVFEMIAKEEKESMMEEDMEEFPNFGDSQSDYDTVVHCFYGYWQSFCTQKKFAWKEEYDTRQASNRWEKRAMEKENKKTRDKARKERNELVRELVAFIRKRDKRVQAHRKLLEEQNAEKAKKAEELRRKQKLKQAKLAEEYKEQSWISMSDLERELQQMEAQYQKEFGDGSSDEDEKEEQECKEKQDDKLSEEGDDASFYDDLYCPACDKSFKTDKAMKNHEKSKKHREMVALLRQQLEEEDEEFSPSAVDENGLDSKEEEEAEEVPKQKLSKKQKKKQKTVVVEEDRSNDKSTQEQFNEANQGNGDVKQAATKETEDVSKSHNPEDASPGETGEPPVDPKTEVTSNPKAKGKKTKDTKKTSTRISSDHPATHESSLQCVTCHCEFQSRNKLFEHLKTSGHAKAMQEPAVQVAMSSRSKKEKRRNR from the exons ATGAAGTGCCACTACGAAGTGCTGGGCGTGAAGCGCGACGCCTCCGACGATGACCTCAAGCGCTGCTACAGGAAGCTGGCCCTGCGATGGCACCCCG ACAAGAATCTAGAAAACGCGGAAGAAGCGGCAGAGCAGTTCAAGCTGATCCAGGCTGCGTATGATGTGCTGAGTGATCCTCAAGAAAGAGCCTG GTATGACAATCACCGGGAAGCTCTGCTGAAAGGAGGGGTGGATGGAGAGTATCAAGATGACAGTTTGGATTTGCTCCGCTACTTCACTGCTACATGTTACTCTGGTTTTGGAGATGATGAGAAG GGGTTCTACACAATCTATCGGAATGTCTTTGAAATGAttgcaaaggaagaaaaggagtcCATGATGGAGGAAGACATGGAAGAGTTTCCAAATTTTGGAGACTCTCAGAGTGATTATGACACA GTTGTCCACTGTTTCTACGGTTACTGGCAGAGTTTCTGCACCCAGAAGAAGTTTGCCTGGAAAGAAGAGTATGACACCCGGCAGGCATCAAACCGCTGGGAGAAACGAGCCATGGAAAAGGAGAACAAGAAGACCCGTGACAAGGCGAGAAAGGAGCGGAACGAGCTGGTACGCGAGCTGGTGGCCTTTATCCGGAAAAGGGACAAGCGGGTGCAGGCCCACCGGAAGCTTCTGGAGGAACAAAATGCCGAGAAAGCGAAGAAAGCAGAGGAACTCCGGAGGAAGCAGAAACTGAAACAAGCCAA acTGGCCGAGGAGTATAAAGAACAGAGCTGGATTAGCATGTCGGACCTGGAGCGCGAGCTGCAGCAGATGGAAGCACAGTATCAAAAGGAGTTTGGTGATGGGTCCAGTGATGAAGATGAAAAGGAGGAACAAGAGTGCAAAGAAAAGCAGGATG ATAAGTTAAGTGAAGAAGGAGATGATGCCAGTTTCTATGATGATCTCTATTGCCCTGCTTGTGATAAATCCTTTAAGACAGATAAAGC CATGAAGAACCACGAAAAGTCCAAGAAGCATCGAGAAATGGTTGCTTTGTTACGGCAGCAACTagaggaagaagatgaagagTTTTCTCCCAGTGCAGTTGATGAGAATGGACTGGAtagcaaagaggaagaggaggcagaagAAGTGCCCAAGCAAAA ACTTTctaagaaacagaaaaagaaacagaaaacagtggTG GTGGAAGAGGACCGTTCCAATGACAAAAGCACACAGGAGCAGTTTAATGAAGCAAATCAAGGCAATGGTGATGTAAAGCAGGCTGCAACCAAAGAAACAGAAGATGTCAGCAAAAGCCACAATCCAGAAGATGCAAGTCCTGGAGAAACAGGAGAACCACCAGTTGATCCCAAAACTGAGGTGACAAG CAACCCTAAAGCTAAAGGGAAGAAAACAAAAGACACAAAGAAAACTTCCACCAGAATTTCTTCAGACCATCCGGCAACG CATGAAAGTTCCCTCCAGTGTGTCACCTGCCACTGTGAATTCCAGTCACGAAATAAACTCTTCGAACACTTAAAAACTTCAGGCCACGCAAAAGCCATGCAAGAACCAGCTGTCCAAGTCGCCATGAGCAGcagaagcaaaaaagaaaaacgcAGAAACAGATAG
- the dnajc21 gene encoding dnaJ homolog subfamily C member 21 isoform X2, whose protein sequence is MQSIRDKNLENAEEAAEQFKLIQAAYDVLSDPQERAWYDNHREALLKGGVDGEYQDDSLDLLRYFTATCYSGFGDDEKGFYTIYRNVFEMIAKEEKESMMEEDMEEFPNFGDSQSDYDTVVHCFYGYWQSFCTQKKFAWKEEYDTRQASNRWEKRAMEKENKKTRDKARKERNELVRELVAFIRKRDKRVQAHRKLLEEQNAEKAKKAEELRRKQKLKQAKLAEEYKEQSWISMSDLERELQQMEAQYQKEFGDGSSDEDEKEEQECKEKQDDKLSEEGDDASFYDDLYCPACDKSFKTDKAMKNHEKSKKHREMVALLRQQLEEEDEEFSPSAVDENGLDSKEEEEAEEVPKQKLSKKQKKKQKTVVVEEDRSNDKSTQEQFNEANQGNGDVKQAATKETEDVSKSHNPEDASPGETGEPPVDPKTEVTSNPKAKGKKTKDTKKTSTRISSDHPATHESSLQCVTCHCEFQSRNKLFEHLKTSGHAKAMQEPAVQVAMSSRSKKEKRRNR, encoded by the exons ATGCAGTCTATACGAG ACAAGAATCTAGAAAACGCGGAAGAAGCGGCAGAGCAGTTCAAGCTGATCCAGGCTGCGTATGATGTGCTGAGTGATCCTCAAGAAAGAGCCTG GTATGACAATCACCGGGAAGCTCTGCTGAAAGGAGGGGTGGATGGAGAGTATCAAGATGACAGTTTGGATTTGCTCCGCTACTTCACTGCTACATGTTACTCTGGTTTTGGAGATGATGAGAAG GGGTTCTACACAATCTATCGGAATGTCTTTGAAATGAttgcaaaggaagaaaaggagtcCATGATGGAGGAAGACATGGAAGAGTTTCCAAATTTTGGAGACTCTCAGAGTGATTATGACACA GTTGTCCACTGTTTCTACGGTTACTGGCAGAGTTTCTGCACCCAGAAGAAGTTTGCCTGGAAAGAAGAGTATGACACCCGGCAGGCATCAAACCGCTGGGAGAAACGAGCCATGGAAAAGGAGAACAAGAAGACCCGTGACAAGGCGAGAAAGGAGCGGAACGAGCTGGTACGCGAGCTGGTGGCCTTTATCCGGAAAAGGGACAAGCGGGTGCAGGCCCACCGGAAGCTTCTGGAGGAACAAAATGCCGAGAAAGCGAAGAAAGCAGAGGAACTCCGGAGGAAGCAGAAACTGAAACAAGCCAA acTGGCCGAGGAGTATAAAGAACAGAGCTGGATTAGCATGTCGGACCTGGAGCGCGAGCTGCAGCAGATGGAAGCACAGTATCAAAAGGAGTTTGGTGATGGGTCCAGTGATGAAGATGAAAAGGAGGAACAAGAGTGCAAAGAAAAGCAGGATG ATAAGTTAAGTGAAGAAGGAGATGATGCCAGTTTCTATGATGATCTCTATTGCCCTGCTTGTGATAAATCCTTTAAGACAGATAAAGC CATGAAGAACCACGAAAAGTCCAAGAAGCATCGAGAAATGGTTGCTTTGTTACGGCAGCAACTagaggaagaagatgaagagTTTTCTCCCAGTGCAGTTGATGAGAATGGACTGGAtagcaaagaggaagaggaggcagaagAAGTGCCCAAGCAAAA ACTTTctaagaaacagaaaaagaaacagaaaacagtggTG GTGGAAGAGGACCGTTCCAATGACAAAAGCACACAGGAGCAGTTTAATGAAGCAAATCAAGGCAATGGTGATGTAAAGCAGGCTGCAACCAAAGAAACAGAAGATGTCAGCAAAAGCCACAATCCAGAAGATGCAAGTCCTGGAGAAACAGGAGAACCACCAGTTGATCCCAAAACTGAGGTGACAAG CAACCCTAAAGCTAAAGGGAAGAAAACAAAAGACACAAAGAAAACTTCCACCAGAATTTCTTCAGACCATCCGGCAACG CATGAAAGTTCCCTCCAGTGTGTCACCTGCCACTGTGAATTCCAGTCACGAAATAAACTCTTCGAACACTTAAAAACTTCAGGCCACGCAAAAGCCATGCAAGAACCAGCTGTCCAAGTCGCCATGAGCAGcagaagcaaaaaagaaaaacgcAGAAACAGATAG